CTACAAATAGAGGGTGCAAGGCTATTTATGCATCAGGTGGGGCTGGTTCTGTTTTGCTTAGAGATGGCATGACTAGAGCTCCTATCGTCAGGTTTGGGACTGCTAAAAGGGCTGCTGAGTTGAAGTTCTTTATCGAGGATCCTGCAAATTTCGACACCCTTTGTGTTGTTTTCAACaggttcttgtttttcttctaattcttagattttttcccctaattttttgaagaaaataaatatttttttggttagatatatatttaatcttCCTTTTACAGATTTAATCCTTGTCTTTTTAGTCTTCTTTGGCTTgaaatgattaatttattgatttcttgaaattgaaaattgtcCATCCCCTAggttaaaaagattaatttcaTCCAATGAGATAGAAAGTTGGTACCATATGATTTTGGATatggtttggttttttgttttttttttttagtatgtcTCTGTATTTTTCCTCCTGGTAGagattttcttgttcttttggaaatattttgttgttggtGGATGAAATCTTATTGGTTTTGATGGGTTctaattttcttcattattattttgcatTAGTTAATCATTATCTGCCTATTCTATATTTATCTACTACAAGATTTTCTGTTTTCTAATGCTCTTGTTACTATTAGGAATATATTTATATTCCAAAAGGAAAATTAGGGCTGGATCATTTACTTCACACGAGCATAGTTGTTTAATGTGGTAGATGATATGCAGGTCAAGCAGATTTGGAAGGCTGCAAAACATTAAATGTGCAATAGCAGGAAAAAACTTGTACATGAGGTTTAGTTGCAGCACAGGTGATGCTATGGGAATGAACATGGTCTCCAAAGGAGTCCAAAATGTCCTTGATTATCTCCAAACTGATTTTCCTGACATGGAGATCATTGGCATCTCTGGTAGAATTCCCTGCTGCTTAGTTGCCATTTTTGGATTCACTGTCAGGTGATAGTCAATGATTCATTATTTTCAATCtgtgttttgaatttttcaggCAACTTCTGTTCTGATAAGAAACCAGCAGCTGTAAATTGGATTGAAGGGCGTGGAAAGTCAGTTGTATGTGAGGCAATCATAAAGGAAGAGGTGGTTCGGAAGGTATTGAAGACCAACGTAGCCACCCTGGTGGAGCTTAACATGCTCAAAAACCTTACCGGTTCAGCTATGGCTGGTGCTCTTGGTGGGTTTAATGCCCATGCCAGCAATATTGTTACTGCAGTCTACATAGCCACAGGGCAGGATCCTGCTCAGAATGTTGAGAGCTCTCACTGCATTACCATGATGGAAGCTGTTAATGGTGGCGAGGACCTTCACATCTCAGTCACCATGCCTTCAATTGAGGTAAAGATTTATACTATATAagcctaaaatatttatttccaatTTATTGGTTTAGCACTTTGTTTAACAGGTCTGTTGAAAAGTACTAAAATGgttatgcattaaaaaaatctatttaatttgAGCTCTGGCATCAAGAACAAAGTTCCAGCTCCTTGTTTCTAACAAGGTATCGACTATTTGGTTCAGGTGGGCACAGTTGGAGGTGGCACCCAACTAGCATCTCAGTCAGCTTGCTTGAACCTACTTGGAGTGAAGGGTGCTAGCAAGGACTCCCCAGGATCAAACTCAAGACTCTTGTCCACCATCATTGCTGGTTCTGTTTTAGCAGGGGAGCTGTCCCTGATGTCTGCTATTGCAGCTGGGCAGCTTATCAAGAGCCACATGAAATACAATAGATCTAGCAAAGACGTGTCAGAGATAGCACCCTCAAATTGAATACTATCACCccatatttgattaattgataTGACAAGACTTTATCTTATAATGAAAATCAGAAGTAAATCTTCAGCAAAAGGCATGTGGGAAGTACAAAAATCAAGGGTAGTTGTTGGCTGGTGTCAAGGACTTGAGGGGACAGGCAAGGGGAAGTCCATGTGGAGGAACTAGTACctagaaaataaacaaagccTGTTCATGTTGCCGGATCCATGTGACTCTGGTGGGTATCTCTTTCaatagtgaattttttttattttttttctttggaggGGGTGGTGGGTTGTGGTTGGGACACCAAGACACATAGTATATGTATGCCAATTGTTTGCATCACACCAAGACTTGGTTTCTCTGTTCCAGCCTGTGATCTTCACCAGCAttgttcaaataatttaatccATGTTGTTAACTGTATTTTAGATCTGTATTGACTTCAGAAAAAGAGCATATCTTAATCAGATTTAGATCTGTTTTAAGTGTCTGTTGTTTGTATTGTAACTTCACTCATTGACTGCTGTCAGGCTAATCACATGGTGTTAGGCAGGAGATTAGTCTAGGCTTTGTCCAAATACTATTTAATTGTGCTGGTTAATTGGTCTACAAGGTATAGGATGCTTGAACATAACCTGCCCCAGTTGCTTGATTGAAAAAAAGTTGGGGATACAAGAGTAATCGATGATGTcgtgtgtgtttatataaaaatatgtttggacAAAACATATAACATAATGTTTTTTCCCATGTTTGGGGGATGTGTTTGTTTTGCTTCTCCTTTTACATTTACTATTAGAATACAATCTCTTGAATaatgttgttaaaaaaacaatttaatgtgTCAAATCagattaaaacttgaaaattagtaaaattgaccaaacttgataaaattaaagtgattttacaattttgaaaaaatataaaattgtgtaTTCTGGTAATCTACACCTTAacgttttcattattttaaatttatctcttGCAAAACTTGTATAATTTGATAATCAAGGGCTTGATTttgactataattattataatttttttaacgatACAAGTTATTTGTGGATTTCATTTCCATAAAATTAGAATATCTATTCATTCTTcacaattttttatgtaaactaTTAACATATCAATTGATATATTACTCTGTTTTAACTTGgcaaatatatagaataaaaattgtaaattgGCATGTTCGACCTTTAGagtaattaatgttaaatagtctatcaaaatttgaagggattcatttcttgtaaataacaaaataagtgGGTCGATTTGTCCAGGAAATAGAGGAATcaatgtgaataaaataaaggtgtTTGGaactttttattgtttattttatttttatttttattgtggtatattgttaattactacttaattgaaattgttaatatataattagttaaaatattttatttataattttacaattcgAGCTTATATTGTATATTTCGTGTCATgtcataaaaacatttttaacaacCCTCGAATATACACTAAGAACAtctaaatacatttaaaaagaataaaaacgaAATAGAAAACTATGCAGTGACCTTTGaagtaattaatattaaattgtctattaaaatttgaaaggaCTCATTTCTTGTAAATAAAGTAAGTGAGTCAATTTGTTCAAGAAATAAAGGAATCAATGTGAGTAAAATAAAGGTGTTTAGACTtttctattgtttattttatttttatttttattgtgttatattgttaattacaaCTTAATTGATATTGGTAATATATAATTGGTTAAAATATTTTGCTTATGATTTTACAATTcgagtttatattgtatattccatgtcatgttaaaaaaatatttttaacaattttcgaACATACACTTAAAATATCTGaatacattttaaaagaataaaaaaaaatcaggaactTTGCAGAGGCTTGACCTTTGAagtaattaatgttaaatagTCTACCAAAATTTGAACGGACTCATTTCttgtaaataatgaagtaaGTGGATCGATTTGTCTAAGAAATAGAGGAAttaatgtgaataaaataaaagtgtttggacttttctattgttattttatttttatttttattgtgttat
This is a stretch of genomic DNA from Populus alba chromosome 11, ASM523922v2, whole genome shotgun sequence. It encodes these proteins:
- the LOC118040723 gene encoding 3-hydroxy-3-methylglutaryl-coenzyme A reductase 3 — translated: MDKAAGEPLKQYHRQRHHHNDHHNLPTPTSLRASDALPLPLYLTNGLFFGMFFSVAYFLLHRWREKIRNSTPLHILTFPEIAGIVCLSASVVYLLGFFGIGIAQSLIARGSQDSWDVEEDHMVEKKGGLCAAEICPGPAKSPAASLASTLAPVPSARAISTMFQKPLLGSDDEEVIKGVVSGDIPSYSLESKLGDCTRAAVIRREALQRMTGRSLEGLPLDGFDYESILGQCCEMPVGYVQIPVGVAGPLLLDGKEYTVPMATTEGCLVASTNRGCKAIYASGGAGSVLLRDGMTRAPIVRFGTAKRAAELKFFIEDPANFDTLCVVFNRSSRFGRLQNIKCAIAGKNLYMRFSCSTGDAMGMNMVSKGVQNVLDYLQTDFPDMEIIGISGNFCSDKKPAAVNWIEGRGKSVVCEAIIKEEVVRKVLKTNVATLVELNMLKNLTGSAMAGALGGFNAHASNIVTAVYIATGQDPAQNVESSHCITMMEAVNGGEDLHISVTMPSIEVGTVGGGTQLASQSACLNLLGVKGASKDSPGSNSRLLSTIIAGSVLAGELSLMSAIAAGQLIKSHMKYNRSSKDVSEIAPSN